Proteins encoded within one genomic window of Cyprinus carpio isolate SPL01 chromosome A15, ASM1834038v1, whole genome shotgun sequence:
- the LOC109063048 gene encoding latexin-like isoform X1, producing MKTFCSVWLLLSLVELSPAPPASQEPPLACTGAPDPAPPQPETAEDMASTGDLEPTHYPARRAAQVALHYLNTHHGSPFRVFGLQQVHKASAEDVGAGGRKYKLDFSVTDWGSGSAGPALRCSADVLFPRTERHSAPEVQLHCEALHQINSTAQEDDAFYQKYISPDSAVSARDIPDSFGNMSEEMQPFWRLARVAASFIMLRESSENTEFNMAKVASVTQQESREEQLMLEFVVLLHDFPSQEIVQWKLLASWSPDRGVRVLQTEWQPRCPHATKPPN from the exons ATGAAGACCTTCTGCTCAGTTTGGCTGCTTCTCTCTCTGGTTGAGCTCAGTCCGGCTCCACCCGCGTCTCAGGAGCCTCCGCTCGCGTGCACAGGGGCCCCGGATCCAGCGCCGCCGCAGCCCGAG ACGGCGGAGGACATGGCCAGCACTGGAGATCTGGAGCCCACACACTACCCGGCACGGCGGGCGGCTCAGGTGGCCCTGCATTACCTGAACACACACCACGGCTCGCCCTTCAGGGTGTTCGGACTGCAGCAGGTGCACAAGGCCAGCGCGGAG GATGTGGGAGCCGGAGGCAGGAAGTACAAGCTGGATTTCTCAGTGACGGACTGGGGCAGTGGCAGTGCG GGCCCAGCGCTGCGGTGCTCGGCGGATGTGTTGTTCCCCCGGACGGAGCGGCACAGTGCTCCTGAGGTGCAGCTGCACTGTGAGGCTCTGCACCAGATCAACAGCACAGCGCAGGAGGACGACGCTTTCTACCAGAAATACATCTCGCCTGACAGCGCCGTCTCTGCACGCGACATACCAG acagCTTTGGTAACATGAGCGAGGAGATGCAGCCGTTCTGGCGCTTGGCTCGTGTGGCCGCGTCCTTCATCATGCTCCGAGAGTCCAGTGAGAACACAGAGTTCAACATGGCAAAGGTGGCCAGCGTCACCCAGCAG GAGTCGCGCGAGGAGCAGCTGATGTTGGAGTTTGTGGTTCTTCTTCATGACTTCCCCTCGCag gagATCGTTCAGTGGAAGCTGCTGGCGTCCTGGTCTCCAGACAGAGGCGTCAGGGTCCTGCAGACCGAGTGGCAGCCCAGATGCCCTCACGCCACCAAACCCCCAAACTAA
- the LOC109063048 gene encoding latexin-like isoform X2, which produces MASTGDLEPTHYPARRAAQVALHYLNTHHGSPFRVFGLQQVHKASAEDVGAGGRKYKLDFSVTDWGSGSAGPALRCSADVLFPRTERHSAPEVQLHCEALHQINSTAQEDDAFYQKYISPDSAVSARDIPDSFGNMSEEMQPFWRLARVAASFIMLRESSENTEFNMAKVASVTQQESREEQLMLEFVVLLHDFPSQEIVQWKLLASWSPDRGVRVLQTEWQPRCPHATKPPN; this is translated from the exons ATGGCCAGCACTGGAGATCTGGAGCCCACACACTACCCGGCACGGCGGGCGGCTCAGGTGGCCCTGCATTACCTGAACACACACCACGGCTCGCCCTTCAGGGTGTTCGGACTGCAGCAGGTGCACAAGGCCAGCGCGGAG GATGTGGGAGCCGGAGGCAGGAAGTACAAGCTGGATTTCTCAGTGACGGACTGGGGCAGTGGCAGTGCG GGCCCAGCGCTGCGGTGCTCGGCGGATGTGTTGTTCCCCCGGACGGAGCGGCACAGTGCTCCTGAGGTGCAGCTGCACTGTGAGGCTCTGCACCAGATCAACAGCACAGCGCAGGAGGACGACGCTTTCTACCAGAAATACATCTCGCCTGACAGCGCCGTCTCTGCACGCGACATACCAG acagCTTTGGTAACATGAGCGAGGAGATGCAGCCGTTCTGGCGCTTGGCTCGTGTGGCCGCGTCCTTCATCATGCTCCGAGAGTCCAGTGAGAACACAGAGTTCAACATGGCAAAGGTGGCCAGCGTCACCCAGCAG GAGTCGCGCGAGGAGCAGCTGATGTTGGAGTTTGTGGTTCTTCTTCATGACTTCCCCTCGCag gagATCGTTCAGTGGAAGCTGCTGGCGTCCTGGTCTCCAGACAGAGGCGTCAGGGTCCTGCAGACCGAGTGGCAGCCCAGATGCCCTCACGCCACCAAACCCCCAAACTAA